The Chryseobacterium aureum genome contains a region encoding:
- a CDS encoding FAD-binding oxidoreductase: MKPNFTQKVTNWGNFPVVEKEMRSEDNFKKIKEFVLNHNEVIARGNGRCYGDASLGESIFSTKKLNKFINFDRLNGIMECESGVLLSEVLEIAVPQGYFLYVTPGTKFVSIGGAIASDVHGKNHHAEGCFSEYVIEFKLMTENGEIITCSREENADKFWATIGGMGLTGIILTAKFKLKNIESAYIRQESIKAENLDEIFKLFDESESWTYTVAWIDCLQKGKNIGRSILMRGEHAFQHELPQNFSKTPLRLKKKLSPTVPFYFPGFVLNALTVKIFNWLYYKKQSKKEVKNFIDYETFFYPLDAINDWNKIYGKSGFIQYQMVIPKETGKEGMRRILETIANSGNGSFLAVLKLFGKNNTAAYNSFPVEGYTLALDFKVNSKLKSLVDQLDAIVQEFGGRIYLTKDSMSRSSLTNYLKNIQNPKFVSLQHKRIINNNS; this comes from the coding sequence ATGAAGCCTAATTTCACGCAGAAAGTTACAAACTGGGGGAATTTCCCGGTAGTGGAGAAAGAAATGAGATCTGAAGACAATTTCAAAAAAATAAAGGAATTTGTACTCAACCATAATGAAGTGATAGCAAGGGGAAACGGAAGATGTTATGGTGATGCTTCATTGGGAGAATCTATATTTTCAACAAAAAAATTGAATAAGTTCATCAATTTTGACCGTTTAAACGGAATCATGGAATGCGAATCCGGAGTGCTTCTTTCCGAAGTGCTTGAAATTGCTGTTCCGCAGGGCTATTTCCTGTATGTGACTCCCGGGACAAAATTTGTATCCATTGGAGGCGCAATAGCTTCCGACGTTCATGGTAAAAACCATCACGCTGAAGGATGCTTTTCAGAATATGTGATTGAATTTAAGCTGATGACCGAAAACGGGGAAATCATTACCTGTTCAAGAGAAGAAAATGCAGACAAATTTTGGGCTACCATTGGTGGAATGGGACTTACCGGAATTATTCTTACGGCAAAATTTAAGCTTAAAAATATAGAATCCGCCTACATCCGTCAGGAAAGCATCAAAGCAGAAAACCTGGATGAAATCTTTAAACTGTTTGACGAAAGCGAAAGCTGGACGTATACCGTTGCCTGGATTGACTGTCTTCAAAAAGGAAAAAACATTGGAAGAAGTATCCTGATGAGAGGCGAGCATGCTTTTCAACATGAGCTTCCTCAGAATTTTTCGAAAACACCTCTACGATTAAAGAAAAAATTATCTCCTACAGTTCCGTTTTATTTTCCCGGATTTGTATTGAATGCACTTACGGTGAAAATATTCAACTGGCTGTATTATAAAAAGCAATCCAAAAAAGAAGTGAAAAACTTTATCGACTACGAAACGTTTTTCTATCCTTTGGATGCGATCAATGACTGGAATAAAATCTACGGAAAATCAGGATTTATACAATATCAGATGGTAATTCCTAAGGAAACAGGAAAAGAAGGGATGAGAAGAATCCTTGAAACGATTGCTAACAGCGGAAACGGATCATTCCTGGCTGTTCTTAAACTTTTTGGAAAGAACAATACGGCTGCTTACAACTCTTTCCCTGTGGAAGGGTATACACTGGCGCTGGATTTTAAGGTGAATTCCAAACTTAAAAGTCTGGTAGATCAGCTTGATGCCATTGTTCAGGAGTTCGGAGGAAGAATCTATCTTACCAAAGACAGCATGAGCAGATCATCGCTTACCAATTACCTTAAAAATATTCAAAATCCTAAATTTGTGTCTTTACAGCACAAAAGAATCATAAATAACAATTCATAA
- a CDS encoding SDR family NAD(P)-dependent oxidoreductase yields MIVLGSTSEVAQAFVEKALQEGEKFEKIYLFTSNKETTERFARHIDVKFLQQAEVIELDLTKEIDYNRFENINSNVLFCAVGYLGEGTDEGLYDNRNTERIIAINYSKLVPVMNYFAHKFESRRSGTIIGLSSVAGDRGRQSNFIYGSAKAAFTAYLSGLRNYLFDKKVHVLTIKPGFMATKMTEGLPLNPKLTATPKQAAACIYKAFKKERNVAYVLPVWSIIMMIIRNIPEFIFKKLKL; encoded by the coding sequence ATGATAGTTCTGGGAAGCACATCTGAAGTGGCACAGGCTTTTGTGGAAAAAGCACTTCAGGAAGGAGAAAAATTTGAAAAAATTTACCTTTTTACCTCAAACAAAGAAACTACAGAACGGTTTGCAAGGCATATTGATGTAAAGTTTCTGCAGCAGGCAGAAGTCATTGAACTGGATCTGACCAAAGAAATTGATTACAACAGATTTGAAAATATCAATTCAAATGTATTATTTTGTGCCGTAGGATATTTAGGAGAAGGAACCGACGAAGGATTATATGATAACAGGAATACAGAACGTATCATCGCTATCAATTATTCAAAACTGGTTCCCGTGATGAATTATTTTGCTCATAAATTTGAAAGCAGAAGATCAGGAACAATTATCGGGCTTTCATCAGTAGCAGGAGACCGGGGAAGGCAGAGCAATTTCATCTATGGAAGTGCAAAAGCAGCCTTTACAGCCTATTTAAGTGGTTTAAGAAACTATCTTTTTGATAAAAAAGTACATGTTCTTACGATAAAACCCGGATTTATGGCCACCAAAATGACGGAAGGACTACCTTTAAATCCGAAATTAACGGCCACTCCGAAACAGGCAGCTGCATGTATTTATAAAGCCTTCAAAAAGGAGAGAAATGTGGCATATGTTTTGCCGGTTTGGAGTATTATTATGATGATTATCAGGAATATCCCTGAATTTATATTTAAAAAATTAAAGCTTTAA
- a CDS encoding XAC2610-related protein translates to MLKNLFLSWLILFSVLLSAQPFTLKSVGEVKEFRLKLYYGTRGKGAFVQYAGKKGIIPLQIKSFKADHSGRNEGQPDIEYYVWNEITDGKINGVYTLEMMHHSASNITYTRAKDGRKFKLEMIEDKQYDGSDQYLLHGAVLAFNHFYHHHFTITYPDGKKTAIELPAPDKPSFARQSIIEDYNFDGYEDIAFSVPDDGMGVYSLFDIYLYNPESKRFEKLREPDYSHSSCSCLCDVSVDQAKKLLMTGCRGGARWHQDLYHFGKNGTLQWISTKEQTEE, encoded by the coding sequence ATGTTGAAAAATCTGTTTTTATCCTGGTTGATCCTGTTTTCTGTATTACTTTCAGCCCAGCCCTTTACCCTCAAATCGGTAGGGGAAGTAAAAGAATTCAGACTGAAACTTTATTATGGCACTCGGGGCAAAGGTGCTTTTGTGCAGTATGCCGGGAAAAAAGGAATCATTCCTTTACAAATAAAAAGCTTTAAAGCAGATCACAGCGGAAGAAATGAAGGACAGCCGGATATAGAGTATTATGTCTGGAATGAAATCACTGACGGTAAAATTAATGGAGTATACACATTGGAAATGATGCATCATAGTGCTTCAAACATCACCTATACCAGAGCAAAAGACGGCAGAAAGTTTAAACTGGAAATGATAGAAGATAAGCAGTATGACGGAAGTGATCAGTATCTCCTGCATGGTGCTGTGCTTGCCTTTAATCATTTTTACCATCATCATTTCACGATTACTTATCCTGATGGTAAAAAGACAGCTATTGAACTTCCGGCTCCGGATAAACCTTCTTTTGCCAGACAAAGCATCATAGAGGATTACAATTTTGACGGTTATGAGGACATCGCATTTTCAGTTCCTGATGATGGGATGGGCGTTTACAGCCTATTTGATATCTATCTTTATAATCCTGAAAGCAAACGTTTTGAAAAGCTTAGAGAACCGGATTATTCTCACTCAAGCTGTTCCTGTCTGTGCGATGTATCTGTAGACCAAGCGAAGAAACTTTTAATGACAGGATGCAGGGGTGGCGCAAGGTGGCATCAGGATCTGTATCACTTTGGTAAAAACGGCACTTTACAATGGATTTCCACGAAAGAACAGACCGAAGAATAA
- a CDS encoding cysteine desulfurase family protein: protein MDKVYLDNAATTPLAEEVIDAMVGTMKMNFGNPSSTHSFGQEAKILIENVRRQVADYLHVTPAEIIFTSCGTESNNMIIKSSVEHLGVERIISSPLEHKCVSESILDMKSRKGVEVAYIRPNEKGDIDLTKLEELLKASDKKTLVSLMHANNEIGNIIDLKKVAQLCKEHNALFHSDTVQTMAHMNLDFSDIPVDFASCSAHKFHGPKGAGFAFIRKATGLKGIITGGPQERSLRAGTENVCGIVGLGKALELSLNHMDEYTNHMQDIKNYAIERLSAEIEGIKFNGRSAEQDSSLYTVLSALLPYKNPLIGLQLDMKGIAISQGSACSSGASKPSMVMMMVLSEDEMDHCTPLRISFSHMTTKAEIDSLVNALEEISSDYTIEKTNVEHR from the coding sequence ATGGATAAAGTATATTTAGATAATGCCGCAACCACTCCGCTTGCAGAAGAAGTAATAGATGCAATGGTAGGTACTATGAAGATGAATTTCGGAAACCCGTCTTCAACGCACAGCTTTGGCCAGGAAGCAAAAATCCTTATTGAAAATGTAAGAAGACAGGTTGCAGACTATCTTCATGTAACTCCCGCTGAAATCATTTTCACTTCCTGCGGAACAGAATCCAACAATATGATCATCAAATCCTCTGTAGAACACCTGGGAGTAGAAAGAATCATCAGCTCTCCTCTGGAACATAAATGTGTTTCTGAAAGTATTCTGGATATGAAAAGCAGAAAAGGGGTAGAAGTAGCCTACATCCGCCCGAACGAAAAAGGAGATATTGACCTTACAAAATTAGAAGAGCTGTTAAAAGCTTCAGATAAAAAAACTTTGGTAAGCTTAATGCATGCTAACAACGAGATCGGAAATATTATTGATCTTAAAAAAGTTGCCCAACTATGCAAAGAGCATAATGCGCTTTTCCACTCGGATACCGTACAGACTATGGCTCATATGAACCTGGACTTCTCTGATATCCCTGTAGACTTTGCTTCATGCAGTGCCCACAAGTTTCATGGACCGAAAGGAGCCGGATTTGCGTTCATCAGAAAGGCAACAGGCTTAAAAGGAATTATTACCGGAGGACCTCAGGAAAGAAGCCTCAGAGCCGGAACCGAAAATGTGTGTGGTATCGTAGGATTAGGTAAAGCATTAGAGCTTTCTCTGAATCATATGGATGAATATACAAACCATATGCAGGATATTAAAAATTACGCAATCGAAAGACTGTCAGCTGAAATTGAAGGAATTAAATTCAACGGAAGAAGTGCTGAGCAGGATAGCAGTTTATATACTGTTTTAAGCGCATTATTACCTTACAAAAACCCATTGATAGGACTTCAGCTGGATATGAAAGGAATTGCGATCTCCCAGGGGAGCGCATGCTCTTCAGGAGCTTCGAAACCTTCCATGGTGATGATGATGGTGCTTTCTGAGGACGAAATGGATCACTGTACGCCATTACGTATCTCTTTCAGCCATATGACAACAAAAGCAGAGATTGATTCATTAGTGAATGCTTTGGAAGAAATTTCAAGCGATTACACTATAGAAAAAACTAATGTTGAGCATAGATAG
- a CDS encoding winged helix-turn-helix transcriptional regulator has translation MSQKNLTNNSSADGAEICPVQKLLKTLSGKLKLEIFILASQSTLRFSSLLRDIEGSNKQTLTTALRELEELDLLERIIIKQKPLHIEYNLTPKGKSLIPILRQLEGLV, from the coding sequence ATGAGTCAAAAAAATCTGACTAATAACAGCTCAGCTGACGGGGCAGAGATATGCCCTGTACAAAAGCTCTTAAAGACCCTTTCAGGTAAATTAAAATTGGAGATTTTCATTCTTGCTTCCCAGTCAACTTTACGTTTCAGCAGCTTGCTGCGTGATATAGAAGGGTCTAATAAACAGACATTAACAACAGCTTTAAGAGAACTGGAAGAGCTGGATTTACTGGAAAGGATCATTATAAAACAAAAACCTTTACATATTGAGTATAATCTTACTCCAAAAGGGAAATCCCTGATTCCTATTTTGCGGCAACTTGAGGGATTGGTATAA
- the trxA gene encoding thioredoxin → MALEITDSSFQDTVLKSDKPVLVDFWAVWCGPCRTLGPIIEEVASDFEGKAVVGKVDVDNNQEISMQYGIRNIPTVLIFKNGEVVDKLVGVAPKEVIAEKLSAHL, encoded by the coding sequence ATGGCTTTAGAAATTACAGACAGCTCATTTCAGGATACGGTTTTGAAATCAGACAAACCGGTATTAGTAGACTTCTGGGCAGTATGGTGCGGACCTTGCAGAACGTTAGGACCAATCATCGAAGAAGTAGCATCAGATTTTGAAGGTAAAGCAGTAGTAGGAAAGGTAGATGTAGACAACAACCAGGAAATCTCTATGCAGTATGGTATCAGAAATATTCCTACAGTTCTTATTTTCAAGAACGGGGAAGTAGTGGATAAATTAGTAGGGGTAGCTCCAAAAGAAGTTATCGCTGAAAAATTAAGCGCTCACTTATAA
- a CDS encoding T9SS type A sorting domain-containing protein, producing MRKKSMLSVWAVFCSVASVYASSRGDTDRRSSNDGFILESRLPVTTFNYDLGPVMSISQNLNEKGAVVMSGQLNKPVTTSDVLISVKYQNALGQWVSVWCKTLYASNLYNENLNATFELPASASSSTYNLKVELSSETDSFSGITWNKAVSHYKFGDYTAATCELDENEYTILFTPKKNGTVLFNPNGSVAGVKDRVKSQHLTKKLDDIVLSVNASGTLDTSNPNAPVINIDNPNNLTTIASSQKYIYQGSDSSPFEFSYHDPVYMFAGKFSSSGFFINFSNWFLPPEEGGEPWGRGYLDFTNPNSLINRYYNLYNYINEKLTDIISDQEPVVIVVSKITGFRVYKSTGQYITVNALSNYNTVNDFGYPPLYDKQRGPGSENFFLSNTPKASLYGIGAIRNRKVLSNWNGPMRPLSEIEAEIKKFIKYVGVFGNSTAYDSTDCANSCFTINSGALPDNTVSDWTKAPNSYIFTGKDNNGNNADGLYIPVKKAYEMWRNGNYMKGVDVPSGVITADVLWEDNMGLIKSKENYTLDIIGSGETAKIKVPVNKVKKGNAVVAFKVDGQVFWSWHVWVTDDPTNGSTYKSYDDVKRQLSDGTVETIPNAEWGWMDRNLGALGNSLNGDGWHRNGGLLYQWGRKDPFPSLTYSDATFYQVTGSVGKVIYDDAIPRLKFTNSPFNDYKNFNDLRLFVNKSTANITDNIRASVKNPLSLMYVNDDGTTTPSTYGTVGGVPYYYNWFGQVPGLQTSELSKVNLWSDNSQGIQATDISVPQPYRDKSSYDPCPNGWRLPSLLVASSTKNLRMDFTPFGAKVNSPLSALNGVQSNIPPGLSNLKPYLAGIKVYPQYGFDMTNVGGNNIGIFPGTGWIGRGAASDGRYHTKATFTDQLETYLWTSTMTNFGGYSSIASALRLIPSADQIVNNYRPDAANYPNVYGLYNYKPAEDYPTNNAQACRCIKDPLFVKNNYNFETTYFSETETYKTGLDNPNTYMVTKSTADQIISVPVSKAFSVQSNYLGNTQILNTTSFNDLKANVLWTDNPALVTQLTIDNTSSKDGNINVKVNANQSGNAVVTLHNGSITNPIYWSWHIWVTNTNVSSFTHINDTPITTDNYVNYTQYGTLMKTATMDRNLGATEAMPSVYNPTVAAQVTQLNSSQGLHYQWGRKDPLPIFNNINGSKYNIFLGTTNSSGTVAYSTFTEANYNSSNIVNYNTYKSSITAADKIDVRIEKILGYSVANPLKLMMPVTAYPYRGDNTPHYTLASDWLFDTQYQGLYDERWGLGGKKSVFDPCPNGWRIPEVLGKGTNKTSPWSLKSNPEALRTIDGTEAGYYGSPIYSVTAPSFWGKTVGYAFTNSLYNIGNYPKAVSRGSRSVMYAGAISTAVGASGGVWYANLNGEMTGRATYMYFDIYSRNNVKNVDIDPFASLSCRCVKQEDNGTPRGPLPGIPVTPNSGAQARTTLNKTVIEEKVKDDKVVLYPNPVKDILYIDAKDDKDYYYQIYNMSGQLMKEGKFTNKQTDVTSLLTGAYLVRINNSETIVKIIKK from the coding sequence ATGAGAAAAAAATCAATGCTATCGGTCTGGGCTGTATTCTGCTCAGTTGCATCCGTTTATGCTTCGTCAAGAGGCGATACGGACCGGCGATCCTCTAATGATGGTTTTATATTGGAAAGCCGTCTTCCGGTAACCACCTTCAATTATGATCTGGGACCTGTGATGTCTATTTCACAAAACCTCAATGAAAAAGGAGCGGTGGTCATGAGTGGACAGCTTAACAAGCCTGTTACCACCAGCGATGTTCTGATTTCCGTTAAATATCAGAATGCTTTGGGACAATGGGTCAGTGTATGGTGCAAGACATTATATGCCAGCAATCTGTATAATGAAAACCTTAATGCTACTTTTGAATTGCCAGCTTCTGCAAGCAGCAGCACGTACAATTTAAAAGTTGAGCTGAGTTCAGAAACAGACAGCTTCTCCGGAATTACATGGAATAAAGCGGTAAGCCACTACAAATTCGGAGACTACACTGCGGCCACCTGTGAACTGGATGAAAATGAATACACCATACTTTTCACTCCGAAAAAAAACGGAACAGTATTGTTTAACCCTAACGGAAGTGTTGCCGGTGTGAAAGACAGGGTAAAATCACAGCATCTGACCAAAAAACTGGATGATATTGTTTTGTCTGTTAATGCCAGCGGTACATTAGATACCAGCAATCCCAATGCACCTGTCATTAATATTGATAACCCTAACAACCTTACTACCATTGCAAGTTCACAGAAATACATCTATCAAGGCAGTGATAGCAGTCCCTTTGAGTTTTCTTACCATGATCCTGTATATATGTTTGCCGGTAAGTTTTCAAGTTCAGGCTTCTTTATCAACTTCAGCAACTGGTTTTTACCTCCCGAAGAGGGCGGAGAACCCTGGGGCAGAGGATATTTGGACTTTACCAACCCTAATTCTTTAATTAACAGGTATTACAATCTTTACAATTATATCAACGAGAAACTGACCGATATTATTTCGGATCAGGAGCCCGTAGTTATTGTTGTCAGCAAAATAACAGGTTTCAGGGTATACAAATCTACCGGACAGTATATCACCGTGAATGCATTAAGCAATTATAACACCGTGAATGATTTCGGTTACCCTCCGTTATACGACAAACAAAGAGGTCCCGGATCTGAAAACTTCTTCCTGAGCAATACTCCTAAAGCGTCTTTATATGGTATTGGAGCAATCAGAAACAGAAAGGTATTATCTAACTGGAACGGCCCCATGAGACCTCTTTCTGAAATTGAAGCGGAAATTAAAAAATTCATCAAGTATGTAGGAGTTTTTGGAAATTCAACAGCGTATGATTCTACAGACTGTGCCAATAGCTGTTTTACAATTAATTCCGGAGCACTGCCGGATAATACGGTATCAGACTGGACAAAAGCTCCTAACAGTTATATCTTCACTGGGAAGGATAACAACGGGAATAATGCAGACGGGTTATATATTCCTGTAAAGAAAGCCTACGAAATGTGGCGAAACGGAAATTATATGAAAGGGGTTGACGTTCCTTCCGGAGTAATTACCGCTGATGTATTGTGGGAAGACAATATGGGACTGATAAAGTCTAAAGAAAACTATACTTTGGATATTATAGGCTCTGGTGAAACCGCAAAAATAAAAGTACCTGTAAACAAAGTAAAAAAAGGAAATGCAGTAGTTGCGTTTAAAGTAGACGGGCAGGTTTTCTGGTCATGGCATGTTTGGGTAACAGACGATCCTACCAATGGTTCTACTTACAAAAGCTATGATGATGTAAAAAGACAATTAAGCGACGGTACTGTAGAAACGATTCCTAATGCTGAATGGGGATGGATGGACAGAAATCTTGGTGCATTGGGGAATTCTCTTAACGGAGACGGATGGCACAGAAACGGAGGTCTTTTATACCAGTGGGGAAGAAAAGATCCTTTTCCATCTTTAACGTATAGTGATGCTACTTTTTATCAGGTAACCGGAAGCGTAGGAAAAGTGATCTATGATGATGCAATACCAAGATTGAAATTTACCAATAGTCCTTTCAATGATTATAAAAACTTTAATGATCTGAGGCTGTTTGTCAATAAATCGACGGCAAATATTACGGACAACATCAGAGCATCGGTTAAGAATCCTTTAAGCCTGATGTACGTCAACGATGACGGTACTACTACTCCATCTACTTATGGCACTGTGGGTGGTGTTCCATACTACTACAACTGGTTTGGGCAGGTACCGGGGTTACAGACCAGTGAGTTAAGTAAAGTTAACTTATGGTCAGATAACTCTCAGGGAATACAGGCAACAGATATTTCTGTTCCACAACCGTACAGAGATAAGTCCTCTTATGACCCTTGTCCGAATGGATGGAGATTACCATCCTTATTGGTAGCATCATCCACAAAAAATCTGAGAATGGATTTTACTCCTTTTGGAGCTAAAGTAAACAGTCCGTTATCTGCACTGAATGGTGTTCAGTCTAATATTCCTCCGGGATTATCGAATTTAAAACCTTATCTGGCCGGTATAAAAGTATACCCTCAATATGGTTTTGATATGACCAATGTAGGTGGTAACAATATCGGAATATTCCCGGGAACGGGATGGATTGGAAGAGGTGCAGCCAGTGATGGAAGATATCACACGAAAGCTACCTTTACAGATCAGCTTGAAACGTATTTATGGACATCCACTATGACAAATTTCGGGGGTTATTCATCAATAGCAAGTGCATTAAGATTAATTCCGTCTGCTGACCAGATTGTAAATAATTACAGACCGGATGCGGCCAATTATCCTAATGTATATGGTTTATACAATTATAAACCAGCCGAGGATTATCCAACCAATAACGCACAGGCATGTAGATGTATCAAAGATCCGTTATTTGTAAAAAATAACTACAACTTTGAAACGACATACTTCAGCGAAACTGAAACCTATAAAACAGGATTGGATAATCCTAATACTTATATGGTTACAAAATCTACTGCAGATCAAATTATCTCAGTACCTGTAAGTAAAGCATTCTCTGTACAGAGTAATTATTTAGGAAATACCCAAATTCTGAATACAACAAGCTTTAATGATTTAAAAGCGAATGTACTTTGGACGGATAACCCTGCTTTGGTGACACAATTAACCATAGATAACACTTCTTCTAAAGATGGAAACATCAACGTAAAAGTAAACGCCAACCAATCCGGTAATGCTGTTGTTACTTTACACAATGGATCAATCACTAACCCGATCTACTGGAGCTGGCACATCTGGGTAACCAATACTAACGTAAGTTCTTTTACTCATATAAATGATACCCCTATTACCACAGATAATTACGTTAATTATACCCAATATGGAACCCTGATGAAAACAGCTACCATGGATAGAAACCTGGGTGCTACCGAAGCAATGCCAAGTGTTTATAACCCAACTGTTGCTGCACAGGTAACCCAGCTGAACAGCTCACAGGGATTACATTACCAATGGGGAAGAAAAGATCCACTGCCAATATTCAATAATATCAACGGATCTAAATACAATATTTTCCTTGGTACTACCAATAGCAGTGGCACTGTAGCCTATTCTACATTCACAGAAGCGAATTATAACTCAAGTAATATTGTGAATTACAATACCTATAAGAGCAGCATAACTGCCGCTGATAAAATAGATGTGAGAATAGAAAAGATTCTGGGATATTCTGTGGCCAATCCATTAAAACTAATGATGCCGGTAACTGCATACCCATATCGTGGAGACAATACGCCACACTATACTCTGGCTTCAGACTGGCTGTTTGATACTCAATATCAAGGGTTATATGATGAAAGATGGGGCTTAGGAGGTAAAAAATCTGTATTTGATCCTTGTCCGAATGGATGGAGAATTCCTGAAGTTCTTGGTAAAGGTACCAACAAAACCTCTCCATGGAGTCTTAAGAGCAATCCTGAAGCACTCAGAACTATCGATGGTACAGAAGCAGGCTATTACGGGTCACCTATTTATAGTGTAACCGCACCTAGTTTCTGGGGCAAAACGGTAGGATATGCATTCACGAACAGTTTGTATAACATAGGAAATTATCCAAAAGCCGTTAGCAGAGGAAGCAGAAGCGTAATGTATGCAGGAGCCATTAGTACTGCTGTTGGTGCATCAGGAGGAGTATGGTATGCTAATCTAAACGGTGAAATGACAGGAAGAGCTACGTATATGTATTTCGATATTTACAGCAGAAATAATGTAAAAAATGTAGATATAGATCCTTTCGCTTCTCTAAGCTGCAGATGTGTGAAACAGGAAGATAACGGTACCCCAAGAGGTCCGCTACCAGGAATTCCTGTAACACCAAACTCAGGAGCTCAGGCCAGAACAACACTAAACAAAACTGTTATTGAAGAAAAGGTAAAAGATGACAAGGTAGTTCTTTATCCTAATCCGGTAAAAGACATCCTGTATATTGATGCAAAAGATGACAAGGATTATTATTATCAAATCTATAATATGTCCGGACAGTTGATGAAAGAAGGTAAATTTACCAATAAACAAACAGATGTTACTTCCCTATTAACCGGAGCTTATCTGGTAAGAATTAACAACTCTGAAACGATTGTAAAAATTATTAAAAAATAA
- a CDS encoding HAD family hydrolase: MKKLYCFDFDGTLTYKDTMFMYLKFYDSTKYRIQFLRHVPLFILLKLKLAETEKVKKSFIGSILKGQSQEKIEQKSKQFFEQHYPKIVRENALDFINNIDHNNTQSLLVTASLDIWVKPFAQALKMELVSTRAEFKNGVFTGNFVGKNCNGKEKLVRIKEEINDSKYDKIIAFGDTSGDRPMLKWANEGHYQFFH, encoded by the coding sequence ATGAAAAAATTGTATTGTTTTGATTTTGACGGAACCCTGACGTATAAAGATACCATGTTTATGTATCTTAAATTCTACGATTCTACAAAATACCGGATACAATTTTTAAGACACGTTCCGTTATTTATCCTCCTGAAGCTGAAGCTGGCTGAAACCGAAAAGGTGAAAAAAAGTTTTATCGGCTCTATTTTGAAAGGACAGAGCCAGGAAAAAATAGAACAGAAGTCTAAACAGTTTTTTGAACAGCACTATCCTAAAATTGTGCGTGAAAATGCACTTGACTTTATTAATAATATAGATCATAACAATACACAAAGTTTATTGGTTACCGCTTCACTGGATATCTGGGTAAAGCCATTTGCTCAGGCACTTAAAATGGAGCTTGTTTCTACGCGGGCAGAGTTCAAGAACGGGGTTTTCACAGGAAACTTCGTGGGAAAAAACTGCAACGGGAAAGAAAAACTGGTAAGAATAAAAGAAGAAATCAACGATTCTAAATACGATAAAATTATTGCTTTTGGCGATACTTCAGGAGATCGGCCAATGTTGAAATGGGCAAATGAAGGACATTATCAATTTTTTCACTAA